One part of the Bicyclus anynana chromosome 8, ilBicAnyn1.1, whole genome shotgun sequence genome encodes these proteins:
- the LOC112045900 gene encoding uncharacterized protein LOC112045900, translating to MIAIEAEQPKEERVPKVEPSSSQRTLTRSSAVSQRSVDLVVHPENSNNPLHRSKLAPVRSSSESSSSKKMLNLRKTKNSSIESTMSLPNQKSLEKKHGSLRHQKSIGAHSDVTLSTQPVISDDRKALREALYQGIFHRHRRTIFAVGSFLRMLRSKTSNYDSIRSESDEI from the coding sequence ATGATCGCTATAGAGGCGGAGCAGCCGAAGGAGGAGAGAGTGCCGAAAGTGGAGCCTTCGAGCTCGCAGCGAACGCTCACGCGCTCGAGTGCGGTGAGCCAGAGGTCCGTCGACTTGGTGGTCCACCCGGAGAACTCGAACAACCCTCTGCACAGGTCCAAATTAGCCCCCGTCCGCTCGTCGTCGGAATCGTCTTCGAGCAAGAAAATGTTAAACTTAAGGAAGACGAAGAACTCGTCGATAGAGTCCACGATGAGTTTGCCGAATCAGAAATCTCTGGAGAAGAAACACGGGAGCCTCCGGCATCAGAAGTCGATAGGCGCCCACTCGGACGTGACGCTGAGCACGCAGCCCGTGATTTCGGACGACCGGAAGGCTCTGAGGGAGGCCTTGTATCAGGGTATATTTCATAGACATAGACGGACAATTTTCGCAGTGGGCTCGTTCCTTAGGATGCTTAGAAGCAAAACGTCCAACTACGACTCGATTAGATCAGAGTCGGACGAGATTTAG